In the Gossypium arboreum isolate Shixiya-1 chromosome 10, ASM2569848v2, whole genome shotgun sequence genome, one interval contains:
- the LOC108486958 gene encoding protein CHUP1, chloroplastic — protein MVGGKVRLAMGLQKSPKHGTPPKPPLPSPSSANKTNSSQKTVFSRSFGVYFPRSSAQVQPRPPDVTELLRLVEELRERESRLKTELLEHKLLKESVSIVPLLENDIAVKNAELERALKEMENLRNENEKLRTEVEEMKGKVEEERKEKERKVREMESEISELKKMVTSHPVCNGKAEVFGENEDLLSSSQRFNGLVEISAKSNLVKNLKRSNSKCWETVVFSASSNEKVESLEFKREVLEADRQRHSRCNSDELAESTLLNIRSRVPRIPKPPPRPSSSSLISSNGSPDFTEKQIPPPPPPPPPPAPVAAVKQLAPPPPPPPPPVKAIAPPPPPPPPKGTKAIVAKVRRVPEVVEFYHSLMRRDSKREAAGGCSAPEVVPATANARDMIGEIENRSSYLLAIKTDVETQGEFIRFLIKEVENAAFTDIEDVVPFVKWLDDELSYLVDERAVLKHFEWPEQKADALREAAFGYCDLKKLESEAASIRDDARQPCGPALKKMQALLEKLEHGVYNLSRMRESATKRYKGFQIPMDWMLETGIVSQIKLASVKLAMKYMRRISSELEAVGTGGPEEEELIVQGVRFAFRVHQFAGGFDVETMRAFEELRDKARSCNVQCQNQQKFICRSTTTS, from the exons ATGGTGGGTGGTAAGGTAAGGTTAGCAATGGGTTTGCAAAAATCACCAAAACATGGAACTCCACCTAAACCTCCATTGCCGTCTCCTAGCTCAGCTAACAAAACCAATTCTTCCCAAAAAACTGTTTTTTCACGTTCCTTTGGTGTTTATTTCCCACGATCCTCAGCTCAAGTCCAGCCTCGTCCACCTGATGTTACCGAACTCCTTCGACTCGTTGAAGAGTTAAGAGAACGAGAGTCCAGGCTCAAAACCGAGCTCCTAGAACACAAGCTTTTAAAAGAATCGGTTTCCATTGTTCCCCTTCTTGAAAATGACATTGCTGTTAAAAATGCAGAGCTGGAACGAGCTTTGAAAGAGATGGAGAATTTGAGGAACGAAAATGAAAAGTTGAGAACAGAGGTAGAAGAAATGAAGGGAAAGGTTGAAGAAGAAAGgaaagagaaagagaggaaagtgAGAGAAATGGAGAGCGAGATAAGTGAGTTGAAGAAAATGGTGACGTCGCACCCTGTTTGTAACGGTAAAGCTGAGGTTTTTGGTGAAAACGAGGACTTGCTTTCGTCTTCGCAGAGGTTTAATGGGTTAGTGGAAATTAGTGCGAAGTCGAATCTGGTTAAGAATTTGAAGAGAAGTAACAGTAAATGTTGGGAAACTGTTGTTTTTAGTGCTTCGAGTAATGAAAAAGTTGAGAGCTTGGAGTTTAAAAGAGAGGTACTTGAAGCTGATAGACAGAGACACTCGAGGTGTAATTCAGACGAACTTGCTGAGTCGACTCTTCTTAACATCAGATCTCGCGTTCCTAGGATCCCAAAACCACCGCCGAGACCTTCATCTTCATCATTGATTTCATCTAATGGCTCCCCTGATTTTACAGAGAAGCAAATTCCTCCTCCACCACCACCTCCGCCTCCTCCGGCGCCAGTAGCAGCAGTCAAACAACTAGCACCCCCTCCTCCTCCGCCACCACCACCGGTAAAAGCTATTGCGCCCCCACCTCCACCACCGCCTCCTAAAGGGACGAAAGCAATCGTGGCGAAAGTGAGGAGAGTTCCGGAAGTCGTGGAGTTCTATCACTCGCTCATGCGGAGAGACTCAAAAAGAGAAGCCGCCGGTGGGTGTAGCGCGCCGGAGGTTGTACCTGCAACCGCTAATGCCAGGGACATGATCGGGGAGATTGAGAACCGGTCATCTTATTTGCTCGCG ATAAAGACAGATGTAGAAACACAAGGAGAGTTCATAAGGTTTTTGATTAAAGAAGTTGAGAATGCTGCATTTACAGATATTGAGGATGTTGTGCCTTTTGTTAAATGGCTAGACGATGAGCTCTCCTACTTG GTGGATGAAAGAGCTGTACTGAAACATTTCGAGTGGCCGGAACAGAAGGCTGATGCATTGCGTGAGGCTGCATTTGGGTATTGTGATCTGAAGAAACTAGAATCTGAGGCTGCATCGATTCGTGATGATGCCCGACAACCTTGTGGTCCTGCTCTCAAGAAGATGCAGGCTCTGCTTGAAAA GCTAGAACATGGCGTTTACAATCTCTCCCGAATGAGAGAATCCGCTACAAAGCGATACAAGGGGTTCCAAATTCCCATGGATTGGATGCTTGAAACTGGTATTGTAAGCCAG ATCAAGCTGGCATCAGTGAAACTAGCGATGAAGTACATGAGACGGATATCTTCAGAGCTTGAAGCAGTTGGAACTGGTGGGCCTGAAGAAGAGGAACTGATTGTTCAAGGTGTTAGATTTGCATTCCGTGTACATCAG TTTGCTGGCGGATTTGATGTCGAAACAATGAGGGCTTTCGAGGAACTGAGAGACAAAGCAAGATCATGCAATGTCCAATGCCAAAACCAGCAAAAATTCATTTGCAGGTCTACTACAACAAGctga
- the LOC108487462 gene encoding protein trichome birefringence-like 38, whose protein sequence is MGFGCKTLLCLFFTVVVVLLQEASARQQQYYYNVSGLRNRKQVSGCNLFQGQWVFDPSYPYYDSSGCPFIDAEFDCLKYGRPDKQYLKYSWKPDGCNLPRFDGASFLAKWRGKKIMFVGDSLSLNMWESMACMIHASVPNSKTTFVRKSPLSFVIFEDYGVTLYLYRTPYLVDIVKENVGDVLNLGSIKGGNAWIGMDLLIFNSWHWWTHKGKSQGWDYIRDGSALYKDMNRLEAYNKGLATWANWVDTNVDQTKTKVFFQGISPTHYEGREWNQPKKSCYGEQEPLSGTTYQAGAPPAAAIVNKVLGSMNKPVYLLDITTLSQLRKDAHPSTYSGDHSGNDCSHWCLPGLPDTWNQLLYAALGM, encoded by the exons ATGGGTTTCGGTTGCAAAACACTGTTGTGTTTGTTTTTCACAGTTGTGGTTGTGTTATTGCAAGAAGCAAGTGCAAGGCAGCAGCAATATTATTACAATGTGAGTGGGTTAAGAAACCGAAAGCAAGTGAGTGGATGTAATTTGTTTCAAGGCCAATGGGTGTTTGATCCTTCTTATCCTTACTATGATTCCTCGGGATGTCCCTTCATAGATGCTGAATTTGATTGCCTTAAATATGGAAGACCAGACAAACAGTACCTTAAGTACTCTTGGAAACCTGACGGCTGTAACTTGCCAAG ATTTGATGGGGCGAGTTTTCTGGCAAAATGGAGGGGAAAGAAAATAATGTTTGTAGGTGACTCACTGAGTTTGAACATGTGGGAATCTATGGCTTGTATGATTCATGCTTCTGTGCCCAACTCCAAGACCACATTTGTGAGGAAGTCCCCTTTGTCTTTTGTTATCTTTGAG GATTATGGGGTAACACTCTATTTGTATCGAACACCATATTTAGTGGATATAGTTAAAGAAAATGTTGGTGATGTGCTTAATCTAGGCTCCATCAAAGGTGGCAATGCATGGATAGGGATGGACCTCTTGATTTTCAACAGTTGGCATTGGTGGACCCACAAAGGAAAATCCCAAgg ATGGGATTACATTAGAGATGGGTCTGCATTATACAAAGATATGAACCGTTTAGAGGCCTACAACAAAGGGCTTGCAACATGGGCTAATTGGGTCGACACCAATGTCGATCAAACCAAGACCAAGGTCTTCTTCCAGGGAATTTCCCCTACCCACTACGA GGGTAGGGAGTGGAACCAACCAAAAAAGAGTTGTTATGGAGAACAAGAGCCACTATCCGGTACCACATACCAAGCAGGGGCTCCACCAGCTGCTGCCATTGTGAACAAAGTATTGGGGTCGATGAACAAACCGGTTTACTTGCTCGATATTACGACGTTGTCACAGTTGAGAAAAGATGCTCATCCTTCGACTTATAGTGGTGACCATTCGGGTAATGATTGTAGCCATTGGTGTCTTCCTGGTTTGCCTGATACATGGAACCAGCTTCTATATGCAGCTCTTGGTATGTGA